The Enteractinococcus fodinae genome has a segment encoding these proteins:
- a CDS encoding organic hydroperoxide resistance protein, with amino-acid sequence MKTPEKIAYTAKAEITGGRDGRGTTDDGMVDVDLRAPKEQGGPGGGANPEQLFAVGYGACFRSALGLAGKEFDVDTSDAVVYSEVGIGKEGESFGLSVELKVEIPGVEQQTAQQVAERTHELCPYSKAVRGNIPVKITAI; translated from the coding sequence ATGAAGACACCTGAAAAGATCGCATACACCGCAAAAGCTGAGATCACCGGTGGCCGTGACGGCCGTGGAACGACCGATGACGGTATGGTTGATGTCGACCTACGCGCGCCGAAGGAACAAGGCGGACCTGGCGGCGGCGCCAACCCCGAGCAACTCTTTGCCGTCGGTTACGGCGCCTGCTTCCGCAGCGCATTAGGTCTGGCCGGTAAAGAATTCGACGTCGATACGAGTGACGCTGTCGTCTACTCGGAAGTCGGCATTGGTAAAGAAGGCGAAAGCTTCGGCCTATCCGTCGAGTTGAAGGTTGAAATTCCGGGCGTTGAACAGCAAACCGCACAGCAGGTCGCGGAACGCACGCACGAATTGTGCCCCTATTCGAAGGCAGTTCGGGGCAACATCCCCGTAAAAATCACCGCGATCTAA
- the groL gene encoding chaperonin GroEL (60 kDa chaperone family; promotes refolding of misfolded polypeptides especially under stressful conditions; forms two stacked rings of heptamers to form a barrel-shaped 14mer; ends can be capped by GroES; misfolded proteins enter the barrel where they are refolded when GroES binds) yields the protein MAKQLLFRDDARRALQAGVDKLADTVKVTLGPKGRNVVLDKSWGAPNITNDGVTIAREVELEDPYENMGAQLAKEVATKTQDIAGDGTTTATVLAQALVNEGLRLVAAGAAPGEVKKGVEAAVEVLQERLLENAVEVSGDMVAHVAAISSGETEIGELLAKAFDTVGVNGVITVEESSTTDTELEITEGMEFDKGYLSPYMVTDAERQEAVLEDPYILLTQSKISNVQDFLPLLEKVLQEKKPLFIIAEDVDGEALSTLVVNKLRGTLNAVAVKAPGFGDRRKAMLQDIATLTGAQVVSEDLGMKLDQVGLEVLGSARRVTVTKEATTIVDGAGEAQDVADRVSQIRSEIEATDSDWDREKLQERLAKLAGGVSVIKVGAATEVELKERKGRIEDAVSSTRAALEEGIVAGGGTALINAAAALDEADSLKNLPSDQASGVNVVRRAIVQPTRWIALNAGEDGSVVVSRVADLKPNEGYNAATGEYGNLVDAGIIDPVKVTRSALANAASIAGMVLTTETLVADQVEDEED from the coding sequence TTGGCTAAACAGCTGCTATTCAGAGACGATGCTCGTCGCGCACTGCAGGCCGGTGTGGACAAGCTGGCTGACACCGTAAAAGTCACCCTTGGTCCAAAAGGCCGCAACGTTGTCCTCGATAAATCATGGGGCGCCCCAAACATCACCAACGACGGCGTGACCATTGCACGCGAAGTCGAACTGGAAGACCCCTATGAAAACATGGGTGCCCAGCTGGCAAAAGAAGTTGCCACCAAAACTCAAGACATCGCCGGTGACGGCACCACGACCGCAACCGTTCTTGCCCAGGCTCTGGTCAATGAGGGTCTGCGTCTGGTAGCTGCCGGTGCAGCACCCGGAGAAGTCAAAAAAGGTGTCGAAGCTGCCGTAGAAGTACTGCAGGAACGCTTGTTGGAAAACGCCGTAGAAGTATCCGGTGACATGGTTGCCCACGTGGCCGCCATTTCCTCGGGTGAAACCGAAATCGGCGAACTGCTGGCCAAGGCATTCGACACCGTCGGTGTCAACGGTGTTATCACCGTTGAAGAATCCTCGACCACTGACACCGAACTGGAAATCACCGAAGGTATGGAATTCGACAAGGGTTACCTGTCGCCATACATGGTCACTGACGCGGAGCGTCAGGAAGCCGTGCTGGAAGATCCATACATTCTGCTGACCCAGTCCAAGATCTCCAACGTCCAGGATTTCTTGCCACTGCTGGAAAAAGTCCTGCAGGAAAAGAAACCACTGTTCATCATTGCCGAAGATGTCGACGGCGAAGCCCTGTCGACCCTGGTTGTGAACAAACTGCGCGGTACCCTCAACGCAGTTGCCGTCAAAGCCCCTGGCTTCGGTGACCGCCGCAAAGCCATGCTCCAGGATATTGCCACCCTGACCGGTGCACAGGTCGTCTCAGAAGACCTGGGCATGAAACTGGATCAGGTTGGTCTGGAAGTGCTGGGTAGCGCACGTCGCGTAACCGTCACCAAGGAAGCCACCACCATTGTGGATGGCGCCGGTGAAGCCCAGGACGTTGCTGACCGTGTTTCGCAGATCCGTTCCGAGATCGAAGCCACCGACTCCGACTGGGATCGTGAAAAACTCCAGGAACGTCTGGCCAAACTGGCCGGTGGCGTTTCGGTCATCAAAGTTGGCGCTGCCACCGAGGTTGAGCTCAAAGAGCGCAAGGGTCGCATCGAAGATGCGGTCTCTTCAACCCGTGCAGCACTGGAAGAAGGCATCGTTGCCGGTGGCGGTACCGCCCTGATCAACGCTGCTGCCGCCCTTGATGAAGCCGATTCTTTGAAGAATCTGCCATCAGACCAAGCTTCCGGCGTCAACGTTGTGCGCCGCGCCATCGTTCAGCCAACCCGCTGGATCGCCCTGAACGCTGGCGAAGACGGCTCCGTCGTTGTTTCCCGCGTAGCCGATCTGAAGCCAAACGAAGGCTACAACGCCGCAACCGGTGAATACGGCAACCTCGTGGATGCCGGCATCATCGACCCGGTCAAGGTGACCCGTTCGGCCCTGGCCAACGCCGCCTCGATCGCCGGTATGGTGCTCACCACCGAAACCCTGGTCGCAGACCAGGTCGAAGACGAAGAAGACTAA